The Candidatus Methylomirabilota bacterium genome contains the following window.
CAACGGCGAGTTCAACCCGCTGCCCCAGACCCGCGAGCAAGCGCGGGTGGAGGCCCGCATCAAGGAGCTGGCCGCGGGGCTCGGCAAGAAGCACGGCATGAGCCGGCGGCGGTTCCTGGCCAGCAGCGCGGGCATGGCGGCGGCGTTCCTCGCGATGAACGAGGTCTTCGGCCCCGTCTTCGACGTCAGCCCGGCCGAGGCCTCGAGCCCGGGCGTCGCCGATCTGCGGACGAGCGCCCTGGCCGGCCAGTTCATCATCGACGACCAGACCCACTTCGTGCGCGACGATTTCAAGCAGGACGGGCTCCTCGACCTGGCGAAGTACGCCAGGCAGCACTGGAACCCCGCCCTCGTCGGCGAGAACGACCTCGCGCGCTACAAGTTCGAGAACTACGTCAAGGAGATCTTCGTGGACAGCGACACGAAGATCGCGCTCCTCTCGGGGGCGCCGTTCGACGACCGGACGTGGGACCTCCTGAGCAACGACCAGATCGCGATGGCGCGCGCGGCCATCAACAAGATCGCGGGCTCGCGCCGCCTGCTGGGCCACACGGTGTTCACGCCGAAGCGCGCGGGCTGGATGGACGAGGTCGATCGCGCCATCAGCGTCCTCAAGCCGGACAGCTGGAAGGGCTACACGATCGGCGACCCGCTCTTCCCCTCGAAGCTCGGCTCGTACTGGCGCCTCGACGACCAGAAGCTCATGTACCCGTTCTACGAGAAGATCGTGAAGGCCGGGATCACGACCGTGTGCATTCACAAGGGGCTCCTGCCGCTGGATTACGAGAAGTCGTGGCCCGGCGTGTGGGAGTACAACACGGTCTGGGACGTCGGTCAGGCGGCGAAGGACTGGCCGCGGATCAACTTCGTCATCTACCACTCGGCGCTCCGGGCCTTCCTCGAATCGCCCGGCGCGTCGCTCGCCGAGTTCGATCAGACCGGCCGCATCAAGTGGGCGACCGACCTCGCCGAGATCCCGGCGAAGCTCGGCGTGAGCAACGTCTACGGCGAGATCGGGACGTCGTTCGCCAACTCCGCGGTCGCCAACCCGCGGTTCGCCGCGGCCCTCCTCGGCACCCTCGTGCGCGGACTCGGCGCCGACCGCGTCGTCTGGGGCTCGGACTCGCTGTGGTACGGCTCGCCCCAGTGGCAGATCGAGGCGCTGCGCCGGCTCGAGATCCCCGGCGACATGCAGAGGAAGCACGGGTTCGCCCCGCTGGGTCCGGCCGACGGGATCGTGAAGAGCGCGATCTTCGCGGGGAACTCCGCGCGGCTTTACGGGGTCGACGTGAGGGCGGCGCAGGGTGCGATTCCCCGGGACAAGGTCGCGGCGATCAAGGCGGAGTACGTTGCGATGGGTGGCATGCGCAGCAACGCCCGGTACGGCTACGTGCACCGGGCGAGGGCGTAACGGAGACCGGAACGGGACCAGGGCGGGGCCATCCCGCCCTGGGTCCTCGATCTCCCCTAGCGCGCCAGCTCCTGGAGCTCCGGGATCACCCACAGCGGCTTGTCGCCGGCGGCGACCCGCTGGATGTTGTCGAACGCGTTGCGGAACGCGCGGCTCCAGTTCTCCCACGTCGGCCCCGCCATGTGCGGCGTGAGCGTGACGTTCTCGAGCTTGAAGAGCGGGTGGTCCTTAGCCGGCGGCTCCTCGAGCAG
Protein-coding sequences here:
- a CDS encoding amidohydrolase family protein; the protein is MPHYLSDEELKRTAPAELASFRSPIPTQIVSNGEFNPLPQTREQARVEARIKELAAGLGKKHGMSRRRFLASSAGMAAAFLAMNEVFGPVFDVSPAEASSPGVADLRTSALAGQFIIDDQTHFVRDDFKQDGLLDLAKYARQHWNPALVGENDLARYKFENYVKEIFVDSDTKIALLSGAPFDDRTWDLLSNDQIAMARAAINKIAGSRRLLGHTVFTPKRAGWMDEVDRAISVLKPDSWKGYTIGDPLFPSKLGSYWRLDDQKLMYPFYEKIVKAGITTVCIHKGLLPLDYEKSWPGVWEYNTVWDVGQAAKDWPRINFVIYHSALRAFLESPGASLAEFDQTGRIKWATDLAEIPAKLGVSNVYGEIGTSFANSAVANPRFAAALLGTLVRGLGADRVVWGSDSLWYGSPQWQIEALRRLEIPGDMQRKHGFAPLGPADGIVKSAIFAGNSARLYGVDVRAAQGAIPRDKVAAIKAEYVAMGGMRSNARYGYVHRARA